Genomic window (Sediminispirochaeta smaragdinae DSM 11293):
CAGAGGACAACGATATGGATATTATCCTGAATCAATTTTGTACCAAAACGGGATAAAATCTGTTCGGCTGAGTTGGCCGAGATGAGAGATCAATATAAGATAAAGAGATAAAAGGCTTCCCGAAATACTTTTTCAGGAAGCCCTATTTATCATTAGAAAAAGAATATAGACATAATCAGAAGGTATATCTGAATAAAAGATTATGTGTCATTCCTACAGGCAAAAAGTCTCGTTCTGCATTCCAGCCAATACCGCTTCGAAAGTTAAAACTTGCCTTATTACCGAGTTTAACGAATAGGTCTACTGCGGATCCTTGATATAAACGCTCTTTTTCTCCATAGTAGAAAGCATCATAAGATACCAAAAACTCAACCCTGTCTGGTATCGAAACAATCTGTAAATTCATATTAAGCAGAAAAGACTCATCTGTCATAAACTCTCCAGGGTAGTAACCATCAAGGCGAGGACCTCCGTTGAATGCGTTTGTTGAGCCTACAGCCCATTTCTCTAACTGGTACAAGTTCTCCCCGTGCAAATAGGATAATTGACCTTTCCAGTTCACACGCTTCACGGAAGCATTGTAGCAACTTACTTGATAAAGTCCCCTGTAGGCAGGGGTATCATCATGAGTGTAAAGATTATCTTCAGGCCCCCAATCTTCATAATTAAGCTGATAGATAACTTCCGGAATTGCCATTATTTGAAATCCTACAGGAAAAGAAGATTCTGATGAATCTTCATTGGGTTGATAGGTATATGACAAATCCAGATTTCCCGTATATGTGGCTGTGTTTTCAGGAGAGACAAAAGCCGTATCATTGCTGTCATAATCACTAAAATTCATCAATTGGGTTGTCTTTATAGAAAATCCGCAATCCATATCCCTGCTGAGTATGACTGCCAGATTACAGCCGGGGCCTTTCAGAGTCCAGTCCGTTTCTTCTCCCTTTTCATAGAAGGTAAAGTCCGAACCCAGCAGCTTGGCGGTTCCGTCCGTATGAATGGTTATATTGAATGGGATTTCGGCTTTCTGGGAAATCGTATAATCAAGGCTGAGAAATATTCCCGCAAATAGCAGGTTGAAACAGTTTCCGCTGCCAAAAACATCAACATCGGTGAATTGAAGAACAGGATTTAGATTACCTTCATAGTTTCCGTCATATCCGTTATATATCATACTGTCGGCTATTATTTCCCAATTCCGGGAAGATGCCTCGGTTTTACTGTTATTTAAGGCTTCCGAGCTTTTATCTTGTTCTTTTTCCGTCAACGCCGCAAGAGGAAGTGACAGTAATGCAAGAAAGGCTATAATAACGCATGCCTCTCTTTTTACAGGAAGTCCCTTAATTCCTTTTAACAAAGTCGCATCCCCCGTATTTTAATATTTCTCCGGATTCCGAAAGGCTGTATTCAATAATATTTCCCATATTTCTACCGTAACCCTGAACTTTTAGCAGATCATCTGATAGCTCTGTCAGGGCAAATCTCATATTTCCATCTGTTTCTGATTCTATCAATAAAGTTAACACTCCCATTTTCTCGTCAAATGAAAGATCAACCGCATCAATGAATCCGGCTCCCTCGTAGCGTCCTGTCCGCTGCCTCCAAACAGACGATACCGGTTCAGGTGAAACAGCGGACACTGGGCCCATAAAATAATTCCCCATATAACATAAAAAGACCGCTTTATCTGTATCAGTCGTCGGTTTGAAAACAAGACCAGTGTCACCAAATGCTATTGAGTTATCAGACAGGATTTTCATGGGAGATTTGACATCCATTTCAGGAATTCGCCCGGTTAAGACGCCATCTATGTTTTCGATTGAAACTATTCCGGTTCCTCCGTTCACATAATAACCGGCCAAATCGGACAAATCCGTTTCCTGAGAGATTTCAGTATTAATAAGAGGGGAGGAGGGAGAAGGCTTTTTGCCGATAAGAAGGTCTGCAATATCCATAGTCAAGGAAGTGAGTTGGTCATTGTCTCCTGCATTGTCATTTGACGCCAGAAAAATGCCTATTCCCTTTTCTGGTATGATTTCCATCTCGGAATAAAATGGCGGAATTGTACCTCCGTGTTCAAAAACATCACATCCATTTTGCGATTCGATCCAGAAGGTCAACCCTATTTTAAATGAGCCGTCCAGAGGGGTATTCATGTTCTGTAGAGAAAACATGGACAGTAATGTTTCGGGCTGTAATATCCTATTGGATTTGCCGGCGCTACAATTCAGTAATTCTCTTAGAAAAGTATCCATATCCACTGCGGACAGAAGTATCGAGCCCGCGGGAATATCCTTGATAAACCACATGAGGTCTTCCGGTTCTCCCCTTGTAAATCCTCCTGATACATTGGGCTCGTCTTTTGAAGAAAGCATGACAAGGGAATCATGCATGCCAAGAGGGGTAAAAATATGATCCGTGATATATTCTTCGTAAGTAGATCCTGAAACTCTTCCAATCAACTCTCCCAAAAGACTGAAACCGGAGTTGTTATAAGCAAAGACAGTACCGCTGTCCCATACCATATACTCTTCAGAAAGCATGTTGGAGGTATCCATAAACGCATCGGGATCCGGGGCCTCCAGGGTAAAGTCCTTGAAGTATGCACTGGGGAGTCCTGAATGGTGAGTAAGAAGATTCCGGATTGTAATTTCCTTATTTACGGTTCCAAAGGATTTTGGGTGAAACTCCGGAAGATATGTCCTGATATCGGCATCAAGATCAATTGTGCCATTTTCTTCCAATTGCATTATGGCAATAGCCGTAAAGATTTTGGTAACGGAACCAATCTGAAATAATGTATGCTCGGTCACGGGCAGCTGTTCGGGAACTGTTTCCCGGAGCCCGAATCCTCTGGTCACAATAGACTGATCACCGTATACTACCGCGGCTGTAAGCCCGGTAATTCCCTGTTTGTCTATCCGACTTTGTATCAGCTGTTCCACTACCTGCGCTTTGTCTTTCTTCGCAGAAGAACTGACACAGCTTACAGACGATATAAGAATGATCAAAAAAAAGATCAATCTAAAAAATACGACACCATGTTTAATGTCTTTCATACAATTATTACTCCTTAAGAATTAAAATTTTCATTTTAAAAGTAGGCTTAAAGAGTGTGGAAAGTAATCATCCGTTGTATGAGAAAGGAGGTATTTTTAGGATGATTTTTGTATGACTTGGTTGTTTTTACTTCGTAACAAGCGTATGAAGCCCGGATTTTCCCTGTGAACCCGTTTTTTTGTAAATTCGGGAAACATGAGTTTTAACCGTAGGCATAGTGATCCCCAGATGAAAGGCAATTTCTTTATAAGAATAGGATTTAAGAAGAAGTTCTGTAACTTCTGCTTCCCGCTTGGTTAGATTAAACTTTTCCTGAATATCGATTAGGGAGACCTTTCCATCCTTTTTTCTCTGCACAAGGTAAGAAATAGAAAAGATCATACTTGATATGGTTAAGAAAAGATAAAAATTGGCATCGGCAAAATGGATAAAAAAATCGGGAATGGCAAAGCGCTGTAGTATTATGAGAAGAATATTCCCTCCGAATCCTATTAGTCCTGCAATCTGAATCTTTCGTATAAATGGGTTGTCAATCTTAATGGTAAGAAGATAACACCAGAGGAAGACCGGACTAAAATATATTATTAAATCCCAAACAGGTCTTCTTTGAGCGCCGGGGAACATATGTATTACATCTATAACTATAACGAAAAAAACAACAAATACGGCCCTGCAAAGTATACCAAATACTGAGTACCTGGGAGTTCCTAAAGATTCAATAAAAAGCAAAGAGACGTAGAAAGTAGCTATGGCGGAAAGAACCTGGATCAATAGGAATATGCCTGAAACGATAGAGGATGTACTAAAAGCTTTAACCTCATTTACATATCCAAGAATTCCCATAAGATAGTTTAACGAAACTGTTATAACAATCATAAGGGCAAATCGCAGACGTTTGGAGCGGGGAAACACAGAGCATAAGTAGAATAATATGATAAGTGCACCTGAACCAGCAGATATTGCAAAAACTTGAAGAATAAAATCAGAAAAGTGGTCCATAGGTAATATTATATCCTCTTACTATTAATATTGCTATCAAATCGGCATTAGAATTGTGTCTTGTTTTCAGGAACCTTTAAAAGTTTTTGTAAAGGCCTTTGCTGGCTTGTTTCTGGAATTGATATTATTTATAGAGAGAAATGCTATTGGCCGGGACTCCTTTTAGCCCCCCCCTTTTATGGAGTGACAAGTTGTTTGTGTGGGTTCTCTATCAAGTATTTGGACCGGTGTTTTGCTTATGATTTAAGACCGCTTTTTTATCTATTTTCCCTTAACGATCACATGCAGTTCTCCATAGTTTCTTTCTGTATTGCCGTATATGGCTCTGTAACCGATTCAATAATCTTTTGGTTTCACATCGGAAGGAAGGAGGGCCGTGACCTTTTTGGGAGTAATCCTGACAATATCCAAAGGAATAGACTTTTTATCTGAACCCATTAATACCAGTTTGTAATCGGCTTCGTATTTATATATTTTAAAACCGCTTCCCCTAAGTTCAAAAGCACCGTGTGCTGACAATTCTGATAACCGAAAATCCTCTGTGAAAAAACCTTTCTGTTTCGACATATTATACCTCCTGGATAATAGAAGAATAGCAGATTTTATACTTTATGAAATTTATGGATTTTTTAGATATATACTAGTTTTTGATTAATGTTTGGTAATTCTTATAGTATCAAAGGCTATCTATAGGTAGTAGAACTTAAAAAGCTTCGCATATTTCATAGTTTTGATCTTAACTATGCACTATGGTGACTATGCTACTGAAATATTTTTGCATATGAAAGGACGAATAATGAATAGATTCCTCTATATACTCTATCCTTGTGTGGTCTTCTTATGTTGTTATCGGGCTGTGGTAATGGTAGTACAGATTCTATTTGGGATGATCCTGATGATTATCGCCAGGCAATGCGAGGGTTTGTTGAGGAGATCAGTAGCTATGCAAAAGAATTAGATTCTGACTTCATCATAATTCCCCAGAACGGACATGTATTACCGAGGCTAACGTAGCTACACCCGTTAGTGATAGAGATGAAATGATTTCATTCATGGATATTGCCGAGGCCAATGATGTAGAAGTTCTGACAACTGATTACTGTTGGGATACTAGTAAAATGGATGACTCATATAGCAAAAATGCTGCAAAGGGGTATATTTCTTTTGCTGCTGAGCAAAGAGAATTGGATGCCATCCCGATATATCCTAGTGACCCTTACAATATGAATGAGTCAAGTATTATAAATCTTTCGAACGCAAAAAATTTCTTATATTTAATAAACCCTTCGGACAATGAAAGTGATTTTCCGAATACGGCTACATTTTTAAGTGTTCTTCAGGCGAGTAATTACGATGTTCTGCTTATCGATTTGTTTTTTGATGGGACAGAGGAAAGTGAGCTTTCTGCTTCTGAGGTAGCTGCATTAAGAGCGAAAGCGAATGGAGGAAGTAGAATCGTACTTGCATATATGAGCATAGGTGAGGCTGAAGACTATAGGTATTACTGGAAGAGCTCATGGAACGAGGATAATGATAAGCCGGTTATGAATACTTTGAAGATCAATAGTGCACCCAAAATGGGTATGCCCTATATCCGATTCTGGCTCAAAACACCAGCGAAACTGCTTTTGTTCTAACCCATAAAGGCAATCACCATTGTGAGAATACGGCATCACTTTCAAGCTGTTCTTCTATGCCATCTTCAAGCAAAGGGAAGAAATCAAGACCGGTTGCCTCTTCTACCTGATCAACTGAAACGGCAAAATCGGAAAGGGGCTCGCTGCTCGATTCATTCGGGAGAATAAAACCTATATAGCCTTGAGGTCAGGCTCTACATAATCAAGCAAGACTTTGTAATACCTTTTCGGCACACTGACGCCATTTCCACCGATCGTCTGATAAGGTCCGTCAGTCAGTATCGGTCCGGTAACAACGCAAACGGCCCGCTCTGCCGTGGCTTCATCGCGAACCCATTCTTCAAGTGTTTTCCATATGCCACGATTTAAAGCCAGGAGCCTGCGGAGACATGTTTGAGAGATAGAATGAGTCGTTCATCGATGCCCTGAACCTTTATAATCAGATATAATCAGATAATGAGGCCGAACCGGTTACAATATCAGAATCAGCTCGGAAATTGTCATTTCGATCGAAATTTCCGGCGACTTCCTCCGCTGTCAGAACATAAGCAACCCATACTGCTTGTTCGTTCTCTTCCGAGTATAAAAGGGAATAACCGGTATGATGAACAATCTTTACCGGGGTTTCGCAGTATGGAAGTGCGAGAGCTTCAAGATCAATCGAGCTATCTTGTGTGGTAGTATTTCCCAGGCTATTAGAGCTTACTAAGGTCGGTGGATTGCACCTGCTACATGGTTCATAGCCTTGTGCTATTGCTTCCGATGATGTAATCGGTATCTTTGAACTTCGGAGAGAAGAACAACCATCAAGGTGATACTTCATGCCCGATTTCGTGATGTAGACTATAAAATCTCCATTCTCAGAGAAAGCAACGTCAGGAAGTAAAACCAAAAGGCATAGAACTACTGATATAATCCGTTTCAGAAATCTCTCCTACTTTTTTGAGGAATTCACCGGTCCTTTCCTTGATTTACGGTCATATCAGGTTCCATAATATCATAATTAAAGAAAAGAAAGGTCAATTTAAGATGATTGAATTAGGCAATAGGCTCTACCTTTCAGGGGGAGCAGACCCTACCCTGTCATGGCTCAACGGGAACCCAGGCTATGAAGTAACAGTGGCCGGTTACATGCCCAACCGAGGGAAAGAAACTGCGCTACTGGTAAAATTCGACGACTTCATCATTACTGAACACGGTCTTAAAAGGCTCTACGCCGTTCATTGAGTTGAGGTTAGAGGATACCACATGGCAGGAAGGCGCTATTGTCCAGATAGAACTCTGCAATTTTCTGCCGGCCAAGAAGCCAAGACCTGAGCGCCAGTGTGGGCACTGGGTAGAAGCAAATGCGGTTGTAAATTTTAAAAAAACTTATAAAGCCATATAAGAATCCCTAAAAGGCATTTCCAGGAGAATTTCGCGTTACCACTTACGTGACCCAAATAAGCCCGTAAAAAGAGTTTTATAGTGTTGCTAACCAACAAGTAAACCGTTATACTACGCTATATGTGGTGTATATTTATTTTTCGACCTGGTTCAAATCCAGTATCGCCCATGAGTAAATCGTTACAATATAAAAAAAACACTATTCCTTGAAAGCGAGGGAATAGTGTTTTTTTATAGTCTTTTCTTTTGTACCTGATTTGTACCATTTTCGCGGTTTCTCTCTTTCATAACTAGTAAACGGTACGCAGAAATACAAAGACTTAATCTCAAGAAATACATTTTGCCATCGAATCTACGAAAACTCGGTAGCGCTTAGAAAGTTTCGCACTTTTAGATTTGGTCCTCAAGTGGATCTCTCTCATGATCCTTTCCATTGGATTATTGGTCCTGATCCTTCTCCAGTGCCGCTACTCCTCTTAAAAGTGCTGAGTTCCGCATAATAGGGCGCTCTTTGTGGACAAGGCTTATTATAGAATGTCTTCATTATAATTTTGTCAGACGAAGCTGGCAAGATTGTGATTAAAATGTAATAATCTGGAATCGGTTGCTTGACTGAAACCATAAGAACAAACACCACAGGAGAAAAAGAAGAACATGCAAAAGGGCCGAATCAAAAAGTTCTTTGTAAGTGCTTTTATCTTGGCAGCGGGAATTAGCAGTGGTTTTGCAGAAACATATTGCAATACGCTGCTTGCATGGAATGACGTGCAAAATAGCCACTATGGTACATACACAAAAGATGACACAACGCAGATTGTGACCGACAAAAATCTAAATGTCCGTAGCGGCCCCGATACCAATTATGAAAAATTGTTTCAGCTGAATGCCGGCAACAAAGTAGTGGTACTTGAAAAGACCGATGCAACATTCAAGGCGGAAGGTGCCGTTGCTTATTGGTATAAGATTGAATGTGATAAAGGCTCCGGTTATTTATGTGCGCGTTGGCTGAGTAATAACTGGGCGCAGGGAGACATTGACGGAGACGGAGACGGAGAAAACGAATATCTTGCTGTTCAATTTTTTAATAACATTCCACCTGAGTGCGACCACCCCGAAGACGATGGTTATTCATGTTGGATTAGCAGCTGCATGTATATTGATGATGAGGTGGTAAGCATTCAAAAAGAAGTCCCCGTAGATAAAGAACGCAGTGATGAAATCCTTGGTCTTGACGGATTTTACGTCGTTGAAAATGCCGGCCTTAATCCCGCCGTTTCTGTTATTGCCGTTATGAGCTCGGCACACTACGGTGCAGGTTTCTATCAAGAAATCCAATTGTATTATTATAAACCAGAATCAAAAACTTTTGAGAAAATAACACAGTTTCATGGCGGCTGGGAAGGATATGACGGTAATTATGCCACAGTATATTTTCCGAGCGGTAGGTTGGAACTCTTTTCTGAACCGGTTACATGTATAAGCTCCGAACATGGAGAGAGAAATCATCTACTGATTAATAAACGTCATTTTAAGGGAGGCTTGCAGGATGTGCCGTCTCCGTCAGACAATGATGAAAATGAAGACTGGATTTGGAACGGTGAAGTGTTCCTTAGAAACGAGAGATAGTATGTACGTTTCATGCATACCTGTGAATCACATATACTAGCACTATCCGGTAAGCAGCGGAAAGAGGCTCACCGCTCGATCTTCGGGAGAGCATCCCCTACCCCTGTCATGGATCAACGGAAAACCAGGTTATGAGAGTTATGAGATACCGTGGCCGTTTACAGCCTGACCGGAGAAGAACACCGCGCTGTCGGACCAATTCGGGGACTTCATCACCGCTGAACATGGAATTACTGGGTTATACCGGTAAGCGGATGGCCTACCATAACATTGGCTTTTACCTGTAGGAAAATGCCAAAAGCAAGAATAATGCATCCTAAAATCACGATAAGGAATTTGATGATATACGATGGTAA
Coding sequences:
- a CDS encoding SH3 domain-containing protein, whose translation is MQKGRIKKFFVSAFILAAGISSGFAETYCNTLLAWNDVQNSHYGTYTKDDTTQIVTDKNLNVRSGPDTNYEKLFQLNAGNKVVVLEKTDATFKAEGAVAYWYKIECDKGSGYLCARWLSNNWAQGDIDGDGDGENEYLAVQFFNNIPPECDHPEDDGYSCWISSCMYIDDEVVSIQKEVPVDKERSDEILGLDGFYVVENAGLNPAVSVIAVMSSAHYGAGFYQEIQLYYYKPESKTFEKITQFHGGWEGYDGNYATVYFPSGRLELFSEPVTCISSEHGERNHLLINKRHFKGGLQDVPSPSDNDENEDWIWNGEVFLRNER
- a CDS encoding serine hydrolase domain-containing protein, giving the protein MKDIKHGVVFFRLIFFLIILISSVSCVSSSAKKDKAQVVEQLIQSRIDKQGITGLTAAVVYGDQSIVTRGFGLRETVPEQLPVTEHTLFQIGSVTKIFTAIAIMQLEENGTIDLDADIRTYLPEFHPKSFGTVNKEITIRNLLTHHSGLPSAYFKDFTLEAPDPDAFMDTSNMLSEEYMVWDSGTVFAYNNSGFSLLGELIGRVSGSTYEEYITDHIFTPLGMHDSLVMLSSKDEPNVSGGFTRGEPEDLMWFIKDIPAGSILLSAVDMDTFLRELLNCSAGKSNRILQPETLLSMFSLQNMNTPLDGSFKIGLTFWIESQNGCDVFEHGGTIPPFYSEMEIIPEKGIGIFLASNDNAGDNDQLTSLTMDIADLLIGKKPSPSSPLINTEISQETDLSDLAGYYVNGGTGIVSIENIDGVLTGRIPEMDVKSPMKILSDNSIAFGDTGLVFKPTTDTDKAVFLCYMGNYFMGPVSAVSPEPVSSVWRQRTGRYEGAGFIDAVDLSFDEKMGVLTLLIESETDGNMRFALTELSDDLLKVQGYGRNMGNIIEYSLSESGEILKYGGCDFVKRN
- a CDS encoding DNA/RNA non-specific endonuclease; the encoded protein is MSQTCLRRLLALNRGIWKTLEEWVRDEATAERAVCVVTGPILTDGPYQTIGGNGVSVPKRYYKVLLDYVEPDLKAI
- a CDS encoding helix-turn-helix transcriptional regulator — its product is MDHFSDFILQVFAISAGSGALIILFYLCSVFPRSKRLRFALMIVITVSLNYLMGILGYVNEVKAFSTSSIVSGIFLLIQVLSAIATFYVSLLFIESLGTPRYSVFGILCRAVFVVFFVIVIDVIHMFPGAQRRPVWDLIIYFSPVFLWCYLLTIKIDNPFIRKIQIAGLIGFGGNILLIILQRFAIPDFFIHFADANFYLFLTISSMIFSISYLVQRKKDGKVSLIDIQEKFNLTKREAEVTELLLKSYSYKEIAFHLGITMPTVKTHVSRIYKKTGSQGKSGLHTLVTK